One region of Trachemys scripta elegans isolate TJP31775 chromosome 8, CAS_Tse_1.0, whole genome shotgun sequence genomic DNA includes:
- the ATP6V1G3 gene encoding V-type proton ATPase subunit G 3 has translation MTSQSQGIQQLLQAEKRAKDKLEEAKKRKGKRLKQAKEEAIAEIDHYRLQREREFRHKQSNIMGSQGNLSTKIEEQTTEKIRDITNSFHKYMENVMKQLLNMVYDIKPEIHPNYRDTV, from the exons ATGACCAGCCAGTCCCAGGGAATCCAGCAGCTTTTACAGGCAGAAAAACGTGCCAAAGACAAACTAGAAGAAGCCAAAAAGA gaaagggaaagagatTGAAGCAAGCCAAAGAAGAAGCCATAGCAGAGATAGACCACTATAGGTTACAGAGGGAGAGGGAATTCAGGCACAAACAATCTAAT ATAATGGGATCCCAAGGTAACCTCTCCACTAAAATAGAAGAGCAAACAACAGAAAAAATCCGAGACATCACCAATAGCTTCCACAAGTACATGGAAAACgtaatgaaacaacttttgaacaTGGTATATGACATCAAGCCTGAAATCCACCCAAACTACAGAGACACagtttaa